CCCATCACCAAGGACATTCGCTGGGAGGGTGTGGCCAACAGGGCCGCTAGCGTCCCCCGCTCCTTCTCCCCGGCCACGGCATCGATGGCAGCATACATTCCCCCCATCACGCTCCAGACCCCCAAAACCATCGGCATCAGCATCACCAAGAAGAGAGCATGCTCTGGCTCCTGTCCCTGGATACTGTGACTGCGGGTCTGGGCAAGGGTCAGCAAATTGGGCTCAATCCCCTGCCCCTGCAGCCGGTGGACCAGAGCCCTTTGGGAATACTCCGCTAAGGCCCGACGCACCCTGGCCTCTGCCAGCTGGGAGCTAAGCCGTGAGTCATCGTACACCACGGTAACCACCGGGCGCTGTCCCGTGGCCAGGGCTCCATCAAAGCCAGAGGGAATCTCAAGGACTGCATCCACCTCGCCGGTTTCTAGTGCTGCCATTGCCTTGGGTCCTGGAGTCACCTGAAGATCCCGGACCTGATGCAAAAACTCCATCAGACTGGGACTGCCCTCGGCACCTAACACCGCGATGATAGAATAGTTTCGCCCGGTTACTGCACCCGGCGCCTCTCCACCAACAGAAGCCACCACTGTCAACAGCGGCACCAACAGCAAGGGTACGAGGATCATCGCAATCCAGGTCCGTCGATCCCTGAGGGCATGGAGTAATTCCGTGTGCCAGACCGTCTGCACAATGCGCCAGTTCACCCTCGGTCACCTCCCAGCCCCAGGAGGATATCCTCCAAGCTGTCTCTCTGGGCCTTAACTTGGTGCAAAGTCCCCTCCAGGGCAATGCGGCCCCGATGAATGATGGCCACCCGTTGGCACAGCTTTTCCACTTCCGCCATGTTGTGGCTGGACAGGATAATAGTCTTGCCCCTTTCTCGGGCCTCGCTGATAAACTCATGGACCAATCGGGTCCCGGCAACATCTAAGGCGGTGGTGGGTTCATCGAGGATCAAAACCGGTGGATCGTGAACCAACACTCGGGCCAGGGCTACCCTTTGCCGCATTCCCCGGGAGAGACTGCCGGCTCGACGATGGGCATACTCCTCGATGCCAAACCGAGTTAAGAGCCCATCGACTCGCTCCGACAGCTCCGAGGCCGGGACCCCGTATAATTTGCCAAAATAGGCGATATTCTCCCGGGCAGTCAGGCGATCATAGAGTCCCGGGTTAAAGAGCACTCCCAACTGCCTCCGCACCTGCTCCGGTTCCCGCACCAGATCGTAACCATTGATTGTAGCGGTTCCCCCGTCGGGGATCAGCAGAGTGGCCAACATCCGCAGAGTGGTGGTCTTACCGGCCCCATTTTCCCCCAACAGGCCAAAGACCTCACCGGCAGGAGCGACAAAACTAACCTTGTCCACCGCGATGAGGCGACTAAACCCCTTGGTTAATCCCGTTACCTCCACCATCGGAAAATCTCCTCACACCTTGCGCAGGGCTATCCGCTCCCGCTCGTGATCTAACTCCAGAACCTCAACGGTAACAACATCGCCCACAGCCACGATTTCCGAAGGATGATGTACGTACTGATCACTGAGTTGGGAAATGTGAATCAGACCATTGCGTTCTACACCAATATCCACAAAGGCACCAAAATCCACCACATTAGATACGGTGCCCGTCAGCACCATCCCCTCCCGCAAATCGGCAAAGGAAAGGACGTCCTTGCGGAAAACCGGCTTCGGCATGGCCTCCCGGGGATCTCGCCCCGGCTTCATCAAGGCGGCGATGATATCCCGCACCGTGGGTTCACCGGCCCCCAGCTGGGCAGCAACGGTCCGGGGATCAAGCTTACCCAGGGCGACCCGGATTTTCTTCAATCCCTCGGGGTTGTTTACCCCATCGACATCGGCCCCAATTCCCTGCAGGATCTCGGCCGCCAGGGAATAGGACTCCGGGTGAACGGCAGTGTAATCTAGGGGCTGAGGACCGGATTTTACTTTCAAGAATCCTGCACACTGCTCGTAGGTCTTGGGACCCAAACGGGGTACCGACAACAACTGCTCCCGAGTGGTGAAGCCTCCCTGCTCTGTCCGATAAGCTACAATATTCTTCGCCACCGTCGGCGAGATTCCGGCCACATATTGCAGCAGCGCCGCGGAAGCAGTATTGAGATCTACGCCCACGTAGTTAACGGCGGACTCCACCACGTCTTTCAAGCTTTCCGCCAACTGGCCTTGGTGAACATCGTGCTGATACTGACCGACTCCGATGGAGCGGGGATCGATTTTCACCAACTCCGCCAAAGGATCCTGAATCCGCCGAGCAATGGACACTGCTCCCCGCAGGGACACATCTAAATCGGGAAATTCCTCCCGAGCAATGTCTGAGGCGGAGTAGACCGAGGCCCCGGCCTCATTGACGATGGTGTAACTGAGCCCGCTGTGTCCCGACTGGATCAGACGGGCCACCAAGCCCTCCGTCTCCCGAGAGGCGGTTCCATTGCCGATGGCGATTAGCTGTACCTGATACTTTTCCACTAAGCGAGATAGGACTGCAAGGGCTGCCTCCACCTGATGCTGGGGTTCATGGGGATAGATTGTTCCCGTCTCCAACAGGTTGCCGGTGCCATCTACCACCGCCAATTTGCATCCCGTCCGAAAGGCAGGATCGATACCCAAGACCACGGTATCGGTTACCGGCGGCTGCAGTAATAAATTCCGCAGGTTTAAGGAAAAGACGGAAATGGCCTGAGCCTCCGCAGACTCCGTCAGTTGATTGCGAATTTCCCGCTCAATGGATGGAGCCAACAACCGCTGATAGCCATCGATACAGGCCTGCTGCAAGAATTCCGCGATCTCTGGGTCAGAGCTGGTTACCACTTGCGCTGTCAACTTCTCGAGAATCTGATCGGGAACCTGGAGACTTACCCTTAAGACGCCCTCCCGCTCTCCCCGATTGATGGCCAAAATGCGATGGGAAACCAAGGTGCGCACCGGTTCTTGATAGTCAAAGTACATCCGGTATTTCTCCCGCTGCCCTGAATCCTGGGGGGCATCCTTGGAGGGAGGGATCTCCCTGGTGTGGAGGATGCCGTGACGCCAGGTAAACCGGCGAACCAGTTCCCGCAAAGCCGGATCATCGCTGATGCCTTCCGCGATGATATCGGAGGCACCCTGTAACGCGTCCTCCGGTGAATTAACCTCCTGGTCGGGATTCAAAAAATCTGCGGCCAGCTGGATTAGCGGCCGGGCCAGGGGTTCCTGCCGCCAGAGAATCTCTGCCAAGGGCTCCAAACCCCGCTCCCTGGCCACCGTGGCCCGGGTACGTCTTTTTTGCCGATAGGGACGGTACAAATCCTCCACTGCCTGCAAGGTGGTGGC
The window above is part of the Bacillota bacterium genome. Proteins encoded here:
- a CDS encoding RNA-binding transcriptional accessory protein, with the protein product MAAQIAQDTGLKKRQVQNTIELLDGGNTVPFIARYRKELTGELDEVQIRDVAARLKQLRNLQERKADVIRLIEAQGKLTDELQAAITAATTLQAVEDLYRPYRQKRRTRATVARERGLEPLAEILWRQEPLARPLIQLAADFLNPDQEVNSPEDALQGASDIIAEGISDDPALRELVRRFTWRHGILHTREIPPSKDAPQDSGQREKYRMYFDYQEPVRTLVSHRILAINRGEREGVLRVSLQVPDQILEKLTAQVVTSSDPEIAEFLQQACIDGYQRLLAPSIEREIRNQLTESAEAQAISVFSLNLRNLLLQPPVTDTVVLGIDPAFRTGCKLAVVDGTGNLLETGTIYPHEPQHQVEAALAVLSRLVEKYQVQLIAIGNGTASRETEGLVARLIQSGHSGLSYTIVNEAGASVYSASDIAREEFPDLDVSLRGAVSIARRIQDPLAELVKIDPRSIGVGQYQHDVHQGQLAESLKDVVESAVNYVGVDLNTASAALLQYVAGISPTVAKNIVAYRTEQGGFTTREQLLSVPRLGPKTYEQCAGFLKVKSGPQPLDYTAVHPESYSLAAEILQGIGADVDGVNNPEGLKKIRVALGKLDPRTVAAQLGAGEPTVRDIIAALMKPGRDPREAMPKPVFRKDVLSFADLREGMVLTGTVSNVVDFGAFVDIGVERNGLIHISQLSDQYVHHPSEIVAVGDVVTVEVLELDHERERIALRKV
- a CDS encoding ABC transporter permease → MNWRIVQTVWHTELLHALRDRRTWIAMILVPLLLVPLLTVVASVGGEAPGAVTGRNYSIIAVLGAEGSPSLMEFLHQVRDLQVTPGPKAMAALETGEVDAVLEIPSGFDGALATGQRPVVTVVYDDSRLSSQLAEARVRRALAEYSQRALVHRLQGQGIEPNLLTLAQTRSHSIQGQEPEHALFLVMLMPMVLGVWSVMGGMYAAIDAVAGEKERGTLAALLATPSQRMSLVMGKYLAVVVTALVAAGAALVGMYLALWFTLGSDFAALAAVLSLGEIFLIFLTALSLAGLFSAIELMISAWARSFREAQTYLSPLSILVVLPGVLLQYVDPSGVSSLWYALPLVNGLLTFKAILLSSVHGINLAVTLVSSALYILLALRWTKVLFSKESVIFRR
- a CDS encoding ABC transporter ATP-binding protein — protein: MVEVTGLTKGFSRLIAVDKVSFVAPAGEVFGLLGENGAGKTTTLRMLATLLIPDGGTATINGYDLVREPEQVRRQLGVLFNPGLYDRLTARENIAYFGKLYGVPASELSERVDGLLTRFGIEEYAHRRAGSLSRGMRQRVALARVLVHDPPVLILDEPTTALDVAGTRLVHEFISEARERGKTIILSSHNMAEVEKLCQRVAIIHRGRIALEGTLHQVKAQRDSLEDILLGLGGDRG